tttttaaatttcttcttactGTAACTATGAGGTAAAGGAGCTGGCACATCAAACATTTTCACCTGCAACAAATAGGAATCGTTTTCTTACGCACCGAATTGAGAACTTTGGAATGAGTggctctattttttcttttttctcccccttGTCTGTTCTCCACAtcccattcattcttttttatttattttattttttttgagaccgagttttgctcttgttgcccaggctggagtgcaatggcaatctcggctcactgcaacttccacctcccaggttcaagtgattctcctgcctcagccccccaagtagctgggattacaggcacctgccaccatgcccagctaattttttgcatttttagtagagatggggtttcaccatgttggccatgctggtctcgaactcctgacctcaggtgattccacccgcctcagcctcccaaagtgctgggattacaggcatgagccaccgcgcccagcctcattcttttacatttctctttatGTGAATAATCTGCCCTTTGGTTTCGTTCTTTACTCAAGAGCCATGCTGACATCCAAGCTTCCACATCTTAGGAGGCATCTCATATTGCGTTTCATGAACTAATCCATTCATCAAATGTTGAGTAAAGGCCTGTaatgtgcctggccttcttttagGAGCTGGACAGAATAAAGTTCCTGATCTCATGGAATTTACATCATATCTCATGAAGCTTACGTTCTagtaaaagaaatagataataaataaatatacgtCAGTGGTACCAAtgccaagaagaaaagaaagccagGGTACAAGGCAACAAATGGTAGCATGAAATTCCCTTTCAGGCCCTCTTTCTTCTTCAGCATATCCTTAAAATCTGTGGGGAAAGAGTGCTGGACAATCCTGGCTACACAATCATACTTCAGCAGGACTCCCCAATAATTGTGAAAGGGATGTAGGTATGTTTGTCCATGAACTTCCCTAGTAATATAAGACCACTCGGTGTATTATGAAATCCTCTGAGTCTCTCAAATGTGTGACTCTCCAATCCTAaaatcctcatctataaaataaaaatgactgcatcccagggttattgtgaagattcaATAAGCCAGTGTCTAAAAAGGGCCAGGCAGACAGTCAGCAGTAACCATGTGCTGgcttttctttccccatttctcccttcccctttcccggACTCTTACCTTGATAAAAACAGCCTTTTCCCCAAGCCATACACATGATCTGCCTTATGAAGGAACAGTTAGAAGGCAgactaatttttctttattataaaatttcctTAATCCCAGAGAGCCTCAGTATCTTCAGATAACTTGGCGtgactaaaaaaaaattcttactggGTTCATCTAGAGTCTGAGTGGCCTTAGGCAGGTGCTATTATGTAGAGGAAGGTTCATGAAACTGGCATGAAGGAATGAAGGCATTGACTTATAAATATCCTAACATGTGAGCAGATGAGAAAGAGACTTTAGACCTGCTTGGGAGTTGGAAGTTGACTACCACATCTCTCTCCAACACATCATAACCAGGATAAATAtggaaacttatttaaaaatctaaatctcATTTCCTCCCATTGCCCTCAATGGTAccatattaataaagaaaataaattccctggtgagtaatattttttatgttatgaGAAACATTAATATtgacaacaaaaaaaatgtagcttCCTTACCCTGACAGTTGAAATCCAGGTTAACTTAGCCCCCTTATAAGGctcttgttttttcattataCGACAGATCAAAACCAAACTCATTACCCTTTCACCAGATCATCCCCTTTCCGGCCTCTTCTTTTGGTGTACACAAAAAAAGCTCTCTGTTAGAATAGGAGAACACATCCCTTTGACCCTGATCAAGATGTTTAGCTTCTCAGTGTCTTGGGCTCAGGCCAGATGAACTCCAAGGGAGTTCCTATACATCTCCTGAACTTTTCCTATGAAAGTATTCTTCCcctattcttccttccttcatccatTTCTACTTCCTCTCGGGTCATAATCCACACCTGCAATATCGGATTGCCCCAGTTCAGCAGGGTCTTCTTCCATTGTTCCAACAGCTCCAGGAATGTGTTTGTGGTGAATCTCCTGTATAGCTGGGCAATCTTTCCTCATACAGCCTCTCCAATGAGCAAGGACAAGCACATACCACACTGTATATTTGCACTCTTTGTTAAACAGATACAGCTTTTAAGTCCTCATtcatcccagcctccagagagAGGGTAAGGACAAGGACTCTCAGTAGTGCGAGAGGAGATTTAGGACCCACCTTAGGAAAattgtgaaaaatacaaaaagctggtAGTCATTTTCCAAGTAGACCTAGATGACTAAAGATTTGATATATCACCTGTCTGACCCTCCATTTTTATATGCACAGAGTTGGAATGctgtaaattttctattttgcaCTTTTATTAATGAGAGCCCTGGCCTCATAAAGAAACACACCACAGTCCAGGCCTGCTGGCTAGGAGCACTGTGGAGCAGAGTATTCTTTGGGCTCCAACTACTCACTACTTAGCCAACCTAACTGGCCCCCTGTTCTCACTGTTTCTCACATTCCACTGCTCATCTGGTTGTAAAGTATACTTTTCTCCCCATCTCCGCCTTACCATTGCATCACATTAGAAAAGCATCCTTTCACTTCTGTGCAAGGCTctataatgaaaagaaataatgaaaaggtaCTTCTCATGATGGAAAATTCCACGTTATCCAGAGATATGAATAAGGAGAAAAGACAGCTGTCAGCGAGCATCCTTTGAGCCTAACTGAATCCATGTTACAAACCATTTGTGATGGTGCCAAAAGGAACCAGAACATTGCAAAGGATGCAACATGTAATACAGAGTGGTTCCCCCGACTTTGCTTTGATTGAAATGTAAAGATTCAAAAAAATTCTGGGGAACTGAAATAAGATtgacaacttttaatttttcaaataagacCATTAAAAAACAAAGGCTACCCTCTATTATggcaatttcatttaaaaaggatGTTTTAGTGGTATGCCCATACAaggtaatattttattgagatataaaaatagtaaagttctgacacatgctacaacatggatgaaccttgaaaacattaagctACATGAAATttagccagacacaaaaggacaaataccatatgatccactTACATGAAGCATGTAAAGGAGGCAAATGCATAGAGACTGGAAGTAGCTGAGAGGTTACCTGGGGTCGGGGGAGTGGGGAATagggagttattgcttaatgggcACAGAGTGTGTTTGGAGTGAtaagaaatttttgaaatagatagtggtaatggttgtacaacattgtgagtGTAGCTCCACATAATACAATGCCAGTGGATTGTATattaaaaatggtttaaatggTCAAAACCGGAAGGCATTTTAACACACACAGTCAAAAGCACAGAGGTTCACCCACGGATGCTTTCATTGAGGTAGCGGAAAAGACAGGTGCAGTTCCAGGTGAGTTTGTCAGCTGAGCTGTGAAAGAGAGAGTTCTGGCTCATCTGCTGAGAATGAAAGGGTCTTGGCATTAGAATCTTATTTCTTCTGACAACAGCTCTCTACTTCTTTGTTCAGCCTTTAATGTTCTCCATGATCTGGTCCTGGGCTTACTTCACCAATACACTCACTACAATGAAGCCTTCACATCAATCAAGCCTGGGAGCACACCCAGCTCTCTGCCACCTCCATCTCCTTAGTCGGGCTGTTGTTCCTTTTCCTTGGTTCAGCCACCTCCTTCCCATCTTCAAGGCCAGCTCAAGAACCGTCTCTATGTGGAGAAGATCCTTTCTCCCTAATTAGCCTTCATCCTCCTCACTGCCTCCCCAGCCTTCACCACCAACAGCATTTGAGATGCCACTCCCCACTAGCCCTTACCCACAGCAGTGGGCCGGTTATGGCTTTCCATTGGTTAATCCCAGGCAGACGCCTTCTCATATGCTTATTTGGCATATGCTTCCCTAAACAAGTGCTAAAGGTCTTATAAGTACTCAGTggacacccacctcggcctcccaaagtgctgggattacaggcatgagccaccactccaccCTCCAATTATTTCTTAGGATGAATTCCTGGAAGTAGAGCTTATAGGTCAATGGTAAGAACCTGTTTGtaatatgctttttaaatgaaatatggaTGATAAAACAGATTTAGGGTACATGCTAATTTTTCAGTACTTCGATgtgctcaaaaaaattttaaccagTTAAAactccaactttttaaaaataaattcaaagaatttaaatagatgtttttccacattccatccacttcAAACTATGAAAACATGTAAAAAGCACAGAAATCTAACATTGATTTGGGAGACAAGACATATcctaatttcaaaaaaatttttattagttctttaatcaaatgagaaaaaaggTTAAGCAGAAAAAGATGAACCCACATTTGTAAAAAGCGATTTCCtccaaattttgaagaaaaaaaattttattctaagaaatacatattcattatagaaaatttggaaaatacagagaatAGAGAAAATGTGAATTTCCCAGAATCCAACAATACACAGATAACCTTACAGTTTTACTATTTTctatatacatgtgtgtttttaaacaatttgctcttttcttcttccccaccCTACCTCCCAAAAAAGTGGGGAAGGCAGCTCCTGGTGGGCCACACCTGAGCCTGCCTCTCCACCATTCCATCCTCACCACCGGCCTCCCTTCCTCTGAGCTACGGCCCGTTTCCTCGCTTACGTCCCAGACTTTTCTATAAACACACAATCCACCCCATGGCATGCCAAGGCTGCTCTGCTCCCACAATTGCCAATGCCCAGCGAAACAGGAGGACTCAAAGTCAACTGCCAAGCTACCTTCTTCACTCCAGAGCCAGGCTCCAGGGAACACTGAAGATTTATCTCAGCTGACCAACAACGGAGCAGTAACTAATACCTCTTAAAATGTATAtagcattttaaagtttaaaaagtccTCCCACacacatttaatcttcacaaaacccTCAGAGGCAAACAGCACAGATATTCCCATTTAACAGAaaaggaaaccgaggcacagagggGTTGGGTGAAAAGCCAAACTAGTGAATGGTAGAGCTTGGCTGTGGACCCATAAATTGACTCCAAGTTCAGAGCTCTTTAACATAGCCATTATTAGCAAACTATTTTTAATCTGACCACTGGAAATCAAGAGTCAGAAGGATCTTTAATAAATCCTCTAATCTAGTAGCCTTTTAGTAGTCACATGTAAGGAACATAAGGCCCGGAAAAACTAGATGACTGACCAAAGTCGCCAGCTAGTAAGTGACGAAGTAGGTCTGAAGGCACAATCTTCAGACTCCCAGGCCAGTGCTCACTCCGGTCGtccctagagagagagagatggtctGTAATAGGTGGTCTCTCATCCGGTGTCTTCTGCTTAGCCAAATGTCAATCAGGAATTAAAATCCTAAAAGTGTAGAACGTTAGAGCCAGAAAAGACCTTAAGGACCACTCAGGCAAGGCCCTggcttcacagatgaggaatgTGAATCCAAGCCCCTGATGTTCCATTCTGTGTATCTTGCACCCATCATGTTACTTCGCTTCCCAACAGAGTCAGAAATTAAATCTGGCCAAAGACGTTTACTTCCTTCTTTGACACTCAGTGTCTCTTTGACACTCAGTATGAGGCAGGCCACAGATCAGCAAAGTGAAAGTGAAATTAAACAGGATTTGACATTCAGAAGATACCTGGTTGGTAACAGATTTACCCACCATGACTGTATCACAAAATAACCAACTTCCGCTGAGTTCCAAGGAGGCTCCCAGACTCTGCCTCTGTCCttcacctcccctccccagcgAGCCAGAGAGGGTCTATTGAAATGTGTCCCTGGTTTAGGAAAGGGTGCCCACGGTCCTCCAGAAGTCACATGGCCCTACAATTTGTGAAAATGTAGCAATACTCTGGCCAAAAGCTTCTACTCCGCGAGTCAACCAGGAGAACCTCCCCAGGCTGTCCCTCCTCCTAAGGTCACTATCTTGGCACCATCGAAATCCGCACGTGACTGTCCATCACCTTGATTCTTCGGCAGTTCCTTGGTCCCGTGGCTAGCCTTATCTCTCCAGTGAGACGGGAAGCCCTTTGAGGGAAAGGGACCACTTCCCCTATTGAACAGCTACTACGTGCCAGACAATGCGCTTGGCAGGGTAAGACATGGCTCCTACCTTCAAGAAACTTACAGAAGGATAAGCAAAACCATGTGCAAAAAAGTAAGCGCAGTCACGTAGGTGTAAACAGGAAGCCAAGGAGCCCAGAAGAGGGGCATCTACTGGCGGGGTGGGGTAGCTTCCCGGTCTTAAAAGGCAAAAGAAGGCGGGAGGGCAAGCCAGGCAGGAACGCCAGCGTCAAGGAGAGAAGCGCTTGGTTTACAGGAGATAAAAACAGTTCGAAGTTGCTGGAACATCAAGCGCAAGGCAGGGAGCGGTGGGAGTTCAGGCTGGAGCGGTAGGGCCTAGCAAGGTGGCCACAGGCACGAGCCCGCGTAATTCCCAGCGGCTGGGTACAGGGAGGGCCGCTTACGCAATTCGCAAGTGAACGAATTTGGGCGCCCATGGCGAGGCTCTGTCAATGACGGTCGGTGGTGGCGCCGCCAGCCCCCCGCCCCCGTGCACCTGTGCGCCTTCGCAGCTGCCAAAGCAAACGCAGGCTCCCCGACTTCGCCAGATTTTCAAAGCGGGCTGCGAGCCCCGGGCCACTGCCACGGCCACGGCCGCCCCGGGCCCCCGCCCCCGGACCCCTCGTTTATGCGCTCGGGTTACAGCGCCTGTTGACGCACTGTGGCGGCCGCCTGCGCGCCAGCGGGGCCCGGCGGTTTTCTCTGCAGTCGCCACCAGGTTTTCCCGAAGAAGAGTCCCTCCCGAcctggggctggggaggctgggggcGGTGAAGGCTGCTTCGGCCCGGCTGGCCCCAGGCGGGGCACGGCGGCGGGGAAGGGGCCGGGGCCGCCGGGGCTTGCGCGAGGCGCAGTACGGGAATCTGTCCCCCCCGGGACAGCGCGGCGGGAAACAAACAGGACGAGCTCCCTCCTCTCCGCGCCCGCACCCCCAGGCGCCAGGGGTGGCAGCGGCCTCAGGGGTCGAGGGAGGCGGCTCGGGCTCCCCGCGCTGCCAGGCTCAGgcttgggctggggctggggccggggccGCGGCAGGCACCCGCGGCGGGGGCGCAAGTGGCGCCCGGGAGCGGCTCGGGGCAGGGGCGCGCTCGGCCGGGGCGCTTGGTGGCCCCGGGCCCGTGCACCGGCGCCCAGACCGCTGTCATTACCTGGCCAGTGTAGTTTTCCCGGAGCCCGGGAGGCCTCGCAGGAGGTAGAGGTGTTTCCTAAAGCTGTGGCGGCGCGGAGGTGTCCCCCGCGGGGGCGGCCGGGGCGGccgctgccgctgctgctgctgctgctgctggaggctcagcctcccaaaagatTGAAGGAAACTGTCCTCCATGGGCAGGAGGGCTGGCTGCGAGAGCCCCGGGTTCCCTTTCCTGAAGTCACGGTCTTGGCCAAAGCTGTTGTTTTTGTGACTCTCCGGCCATGTGATGGATAGAGGGGCGGGCGCTGGGAGCCCAGCCCCTCCTTTCCACCCGCCGGAACCGTGCTGCGTGGGAGGGGGCGTCCCTACCTGGAAAGCTGGGGACGCTGGGAGCCTCACAGCCCGGAAAACAAGGGTGATGCACCCACTCCCACCTCGACCCCTGCTCCGCCTCCTGGTGCCCTTTGCCCTGAGGCAGCGGAGGGGAGGGGCCCCGTCTAGTGGGTCTCTGGGACACTTCCCCGGCCTGGCTTCCAGGCCTCCTGCCACagccctccccaaccccagccccgACCTGCCTAGACCCTGAAAGTGAAATCATTTTAGCTGATGATTAATGAGCTGCCCGGCATTGTAAATGGCAACAGTAAAGGCCATTGTCTCCCCCGATTTGTGAGCACCAACATCTGGCTGGCGTCCCAAGGGCTATCACCACTCTCCCAGGGCTTGTATCTTTTCTTGTTTCATCTT
Above is a window of Pongo pygmaeus isolate AG05252 chromosome 14, NHGRI_mPonPyg2-v2.0_pri, whole genome shotgun sequence DNA encoding:
- the N4BP2L1 gene encoding NEDD4-binding protein 2-like 1 isoform X6, translated to MEDSFLQSFGRLSLQQQQQQQRQRPPRPPPRGTPPRRHSFRKHLYLLRGLPGSGKTTLARDDRSEHWPGSLKIVPSDLLRHLLAGDFGQSSSFSGPYVPYM
- the N4BP2L1 gene encoding NEDD4-binding protein 2-like 1 isoform X5 — its product is MEDSFLQSFGRLSLQQQQQQQRQRPPRPPPRGTPPRRHSFRKHLYLLRGLPGSGKTTLARQLQHDFPRALIFSTDDFFFREDGAYEFNPDFLEEAHEWNQKREETFMVSQEKKSTE